The following nucleotide sequence is from Pirellulales bacterium.
AAGTGCAATCGTGCTTGGCTTCCACGAGGCCTTTTTGCAGCGACTTACCAACGACCGCGTCGTCTTCAACTACCAAGACGTTCATAGGAAATAATGAGGCAAGTGGGTTACAGCCGCTGAAATTCTACGGCGCGGTGCTGCAAGTTACAACAACAATCGTCGCCGGGATCCTAATCCTACGGAATGAACGGCTGGGCGGATGGATGGATTCCTCGCCGATAGCTGGCGGCCTCCGCCGCTCGATTCATTACTTTTCGGTAAGACGTTCTTCAACCACTCCCTGGGACTCCGAGCGTGCGATTGCTCGCGGGGCCATCATGACCACGACTGCCTGCACAATCAGCGCAAAGGCGGCCCAGCCGGTCGGCCGTATTTTCTCTCGAAGCCAAAGAAAATTGAACGCTACGAATACCGCGATCGTAATAATCTCTTGAAGGATCTTCAGTTGCGGCGCACTGAACCGGCACTTCCACC
It contains:
- a CDS encoding DMT family protein, with product MNDNTVYGKPGNVHRTYQIAVLSQLKLRGLGNCLFPLKLALALMPSATVSRWWKCRFSAPQLKILQEIITIAVFVAFNFLWLREKIRPTGWAAFALIVQAVVVMMAPRAIARSESQGVVEERLTEK